The following are encoded in a window of Panicum virgatum strain AP13 chromosome 5N, P.virgatum_v5, whole genome shotgun sequence genomic DNA:
- the LOC120674923 gene encoding uncharacterized protein LOC120674923 — protein MARRAREKLRERRLKERPRCCIHRIAARLVVATRPVHAGAESAGTDAVRPRYCALDPIDAAAANPIRPNRSPLSSHFLPLHSSSSSSAPSSLLASPPPLHASLLLPDLPLQPHAPIRVYLHPSAALLAAAHGAVPAHRARATAKALVSKLQPAEVLVLDAVWSVSYRGRLAADEPVEGKLETRAARARGGVGAARGVAALAPPGSVVDGLGAAVLAECEIRGKAASMVVTWPAGARPAKFAVMRRVAAELGVDTNKIATRVSGRAELDALYT, from the exons ATGGCGAGACGGGCGCGGGAGAAGCTCCGGGAGCGGCGGTTGAAGGAGCGGCCGCGCTGCTGCATCCACCGGATCGCGGCGAGGTTGGTGGTTg CCACGAGACCGGTCCACGCTGGCGCTGAGTCAGCAGGCACCGACGCCGTTCGGCCCCGTTACTGCGCGCTGGACCCgattgacgccgccgccgctaaccCCATCCGGCCGAATCGATCCCCCCTCTCCTCCCACTTCCTTCCGCtgcattcttcttcttcctcctctgctcctTCTTCGCTCCTCGCCTCCCCGCCCCCGCTCCACGCGTCCCTTCTCCTCCCCGACCTGCCCCTGCAGCCCCACGCGCCGATCCGCGTCTACCTCCACCCCTCAgccgcgctcctcgccgccgcgcacggtgCCGTCCCCGCCCACCGAGCGCGCGCCACCGCCAAGGCCCTCGTCTCCAAGCTCCAGCCGGCGGAGGTGCTGGTCCTGGACGCGGTCTGGAGCGTGTCGTACAGGGgccggctcgccgccgacgagcccgTGGAGGGGAAGCTGGAGacccgcgcggcgcgcgcgcgaggaGGGGTGGGCGCGGCCAGgggcgtggcggcgctggcccCGCCGGGGAGCGTGGTGGacgggctcggcgcggcggtgctcgcggaGTGCGAGATCCGGGGCAAGGCGGCTAGCATGGTGGTGACGTGGCCGGCGGGCGCGAGGCCCGCGAAGTTCGCGGTCAtgcggcgcgtggcggcggagctcggcgtcgACACCAACAAGATCGCCACCAGGGTCTCCGGCCGGGCCGAGCTGGATGCGTTGTACACTTGA
- the LOC120675331 gene encoding phosphomethylethanolamine N-methyltransferase-like: MNAAAANAAAVVSVNEKMEVEERHAQKSYWEEHSKDLTVEAMMLDSRAADLDKEERPEILSLLPPYEGKSVLELGAGIGRFTGELAKTAGNVLALDFIESAIKKNQSINGHYKNTSFMCADVTSQDLVIQASSIDLIFSNWLLMYLSDEEVEQLVQRIVKWLKVGGYIFFRESCFHQSGDSKRKVNPTHYREPRFYTKVFKECHTFDQDGNSFELSLVTYKCIGAYVKNKKNQNQICWLWQKVKSTEDRGFQKFLDNVQYKTSGILRYERIFGEGYVSTGGIETTKEFVDKLDLKPGHKVLDVGCGIGGGDFYMAENYDAHVVGIDLSINMISFALERAIGRSCSVEFEVADCTTKTYPDNKFDVMYSRDTILHIQDKPSLFKSFFKWLKPGGKVLISDYCRSPGKPSEEFAAYIKQRGYDLHDVEAYGQMLKNAGFHDVIAEDRTYQFLSVLEKELAKFEKNKDDFLSDFSQEDYDDIVNGWKAKLQRSSAGEQRWGLFIATK, from the exons atgaacgccgccgccgccaacgccgccgcTGTTGTTTCTGTTAACG AGAAgatggaggtggaggagaggcATGCACAGAAGAGCTACTGGGAGGAGCACTCCAAGGACCTCACCGTCGAGGCCATGATGCTCGACTCCCGCGCCGCCGATCTCGACAAGGAGGAGCGCCCCGAG ATCCTGTCTTTACTTCCTCCATATGAAGGAAAATCAGTGCTGGAGCTTGGTGCTGGAATAGGTCGTTTTACCGGAGAACTTGCTAAAACAGCTGGGAATGTTCTTGCTCTGGATTTCATCGAAAGTGCGATTAAGAAG AATCAAAGTATTAATGGTCACTACAAGAACACATCCTTTATGTGTGCTGATGTGACATCCCAGGACCTGGTGATTCAAGCTAGCTCCATCGATCTGATATTTTCAAATTGGCTATTGATGTATCTTTCTGATGAAGAG GTTGAGCAGCTAGTTCAAAGAATTGTAAAATGGTTGAAGGTTGGTGGATATATCTTCTTTAGAGAATCTTGCTTTCATCAATCTGGAGATTCGAAAAGGAAAGTGAACCCGACACACTATCGGGAACCAAGGTTTTATACTAAG GTTTTCAAAGAGTGCCACACCTTTGATCAAGATGGGAATTCCTTTGAACTTTCTCTGGTTACTTACAAGTGTATCGGTGCTTATgttaaaaataagaaaaatcaaAATCAG ATATGCTGGCTGTGGCAAAAAGTCAAGTCTACGGAAGATCGGGGatttcaaaaatttttggacaATGTGCAGTACAAAACTAGTGGAATATTGCGCTATGAGCGCATTTTTGGAGAAGGTTATGTGAGCACCGGTGGAATTG AGACTACGAAAGAGTTTGTGGATAAGCTGGATCTTAAACCTGGACATAAGGTGCTTGATGTTGGATGTGGAATTGGTGGAGGTGACTTCTATATGGCTGAAAACTATGATGCTCATGTTGTTGGCATTGATCTTTCTATAAACATGATATCATTTGCACTTGAGCGTGCCATTGGGCGTAGTTGCTCAGTTGAGTTTGAAGTTGCTGATTGCACCACGAAGACGTACCCTGACAACAAATTTGATGTCATGTACAGCCGTGACACTATCCTTCACATACAG GATAAACCCTCTTTGTTTAAAAGTTTTTTCAAGTGGCTGAAGCCTGGTGGGAAGGTCCTTATCAGCGATTATTGTAGGAGCCCAGGAAAACCATCAGAAGAATTTGCAGCATACATTAAGCAGAGAGGTTATGACCTTCATGACGTGGAGGCTTACGGACAG ATGCTCAAGAATGCTGGTTTTCATGATGTCATTGCTGAGGATCGAACTTATCAG TTCCTCAGTGTTTTAGAGAAGGAAttagctaaatttgaaaagaaCAAGGACGATTTCCTGTCCGACTTCTCCCAG GAGGACTACGACGATATTGTGAACGGATGGAAGGCAAAACTGCAGAGGAGCTCTGCGGGTGAACAGAGGTGGGGGCTGTTCATCGCGACCAAGTAA